The nucleotide window TTAAGGTTTAAAAGAACTAGTTATTTAATCTTATCCTATCTTCTACTGATGAAATATATGCAGGCATCCCTATAGGCGGGGTACATAATCATGATGTGGACTACTGTGTGACAGtagatgctttttatttttaatgtttctattcTTGGAACTTTAGCTCATGGAAAGCCCCAGTAtgccattttcattcctttttccttGATATTGGCCAAATCCAATTTGGTCAGTGTCCCTTTTGAACCAACTGAcatctttataaaatataaaatcttgtCCGGTCATGAGTTCAGATGTGAAATAAGGAACTGATAGAAGCTCAGGATTTCATTCAGAAATAGGAGGTTTTTAATTCCAGCTTTGAAAATCCCACCTAAGTATTAGATTAGATATAGAACAATTTTAAGTATTGATTCAGTTTAAGATACTAGAAAGACATCTTGAGGAAAAATGATAGTGTTTGTGAAAAAGCAGGATTTAGTACTATTATTACTGTAATACCAGTTATATTAAGAAATCTTTGTTTTCAGACATATATGCCCTATTAAGGAAGTCATTGTACTCTTCCATAGACATTTTAAGTCACTTTTAACCTGGGTGCAtcagaatataattttttaaaaaataaaatcttaacttCTGCAGCTCCCTAATCTCTTGTTTTACGGGCCACCTGGAACTGGAAAAACATCAACTATTTTGGCAGCAGCTAGGGAACTCTTCGGGTAAGTtgaaatctctctctttctcttttaagacTTGACACTAAGAACCTCTGgtactgcttttctttctctaaaactTTGCACTtgtttttctgtgagtttgttgtTGGGTTGTTGTTCAAGCGTTTGAATGTATAAGGAGCCTCGTGattttttttcatcactttaaaactCATTGTCATTTTGGAGACTAGAGGACCCTATCTGCAGTCATGCTGATAATTTCATTACTCTTAATGGTCATGTTCATGTCTGTGTCATAGAATTTGCTGTTTTGATGCTACTGATGTGGACCGCCCCTTCTTGAGTTCTTTCTTGCTCTGGACTTCCCAGGGCCTGCCTCTAGAGTGGCTGGGCCAGCTTCATGCCCTCAAGTATCCTGAGTGTAAGCAGAGTGTCATAGTTGATGCAGTATGATTCCAGGTACAGCAGAAAATCTCTGTGAGCCACCTTCTTAGAGTCCTCTTCCTAGACTGACTGTGTTTAGCTTAGCCAGCTGTTATAGTAGGGGGGCCCGGAGCCCTGTATCTAAAGTTAAAAGATATATTTCAGCCTCTATCTGGTATCCATGCAACATGCACCAACATAACAGCAGCTATCTTTAATTTATCCAGGATTTTAATATCAGGCATATGGCCTAAAGGGTACATTTGAAATCCTACACATGAAAATAATTAGATGCCTCTGAAACCACCAAATACGTAAGGATAATTAGTTCTGTTGAGATGTCAAGGAAGACAAAAGGGGAACCTGCTCTGAACCTAGTATTTTGACAGCAACATTTGTTTtctcaagaaaattttaaaggagtTTTTTGATTAATTCCACAACTCAGATCCAGTCTGAACCATCCTTAGCAATGCAGTCATAAAGAAGCTGTTAAGTATAGTTTACTATTAGTTGTTCTAGagtaagttttatatatatatatatatatatatgtatgtatgtatgttatgtgtgtatatatatacacacacacatagaaaaataACTAGAAGGAAGTATTCAAAACAATGGTTTAGCAGGATATGCcaggtgtttttattttcttctaaattctCAGATTTTCCTACGAAGAGCTACttttaataatcttttttaaaaagaactaaaaagtaaataaacttcATATTTTGATCCAGTAGTTTTCCTTATAGCAAGATACTTTTTGGAAAGAATTCAAAATATGCTACATTGCACCTTCATTTTAAATTGTAACATATTTAAAACTAAATGTTTAACAATGGAAGGATGTTACCAGTCTTAGGTTAGAAAGTCATAGCTATTAAAATGGTTTTTACAGTGTTTATCATGACATGGCAAGATGTTTATGAACAGTACAAAGTggaaaattgatttaaaatttaGCACAGTATGTGGTAtcatctaccttttttttttaatgtatcagaaAAAAGCTAGAATGTTAACTGTATGACTttgcaaaagagaaaatacaggaCTGTGTGCCTTATATCCATATTGTTAACTAGGTGTATTTTAAACTATTGAAAAATGTACAGATGTTAAAATATGGTTTAAACCTGGTTTACTTATGTGCTCTatgatgtttctcttttttttattttgacataGGCCTGAACTTTTTCGATTAAGAGTTCTTGAGTTAAATGCTTCTGATGAACGTGGAATACAAGTAGTTAGAGAGAAAGTTAAGAATTTTGCCCAATTAACTGTGTCAGGAAGCCGTTCAGAGTAAGTAAGCTCACCTTCCCTTTTTTATActgtgtccttttatttgtttaaaatacatttctgccAAAATTTCAACTTCTTTCATATTAGAtcatattaattatttaaaattagaaatgaccTTTCCATTAGTAACTAATTTTAAGTTATTTAGCTATCAGGGGTTTTTAGTTGATATTTTGTCTAAGGAGTATTCATTAGTCAAATATGGTTTGGTGGTACACTCAAAATAAAAATCctgatttttaataataattcaatAGGGATGTTTAGTCAACTGCATATACTCCTTAGGTGGCAAAGTTCAAAGGTTGAATTTTTGGTACCtggcatatatttaattttatatgagaGCACACTTGAGAATTTATAGAAAGTGAATGACAGTTTTTGATATCTACCTTGGAttgacaatatatatatatatcatatacttGATAAGGGACTTAGATCAAGAATAAAGAATTCCtacaactcagtaataaaaagacaacccaatttaaaaatgggcaaaggatgtgAATAGGCATTACTCCAAGGaagatgttgctgttgttgaattgctaagtcgtgtccaactcttttgaaaccccatggactgtagcccaccaggctcctctatccataaggtttcccaggtaagaatattggagtggattgccatttcctcctccaagggatcttcccaacccagggattgaacctgagtcttctgcattagccaacgggttctttaccactgagccaccaaggaagcccaaagatgataaacaaatggtcaataagcatATCTAAACATGCTCATCAACATCAtgagccattcagttcagttcagtcgctcagtcgtgtccgactctatgcgaccccatgaatcacagcacgccaggcctccctgtccatcaccatctcccggagttcactcaaactcacatccattgagtcagtgatgccatccagccatctcatactttgtcgtccccttttcctcctgcccccaatccctcccagcatcagagtcttttccaatgagtcaactcttcgcatgaggtggccaaagtactggagtttcagctttagcatcattccttccaaggaatacccagggctgatctcctgtagaatggactggttggatctccttgtagtccaagggactctcaagagtcttctccaacaccacagtccaaaagcatcagttctttggcgctcagctttcttcacagtccaactctcacatccatacatgactactggaaaaaccatagccttgactagacgggagaaacgcaaatcaaaaccatgttGAAATACCATTTACACCCATGTAGAATGgctatatggagaaggcagtggcacccaactccggtactcttgcctggaaactcccatggacggaggagcctggtaggctgcagtccatggggtcacgaagagtcagacatgactgagtgacttcactttcacttttcactttcatgcattggagaaggaaatggcaacccactccagtgttcttgcctggagaatcccagggatggcagagcctggtgggctgccgtctatggggtcgcacagagtcggacacaaccgaagtgacttacagcagcagcagcagaatggctataatcaaaaagacagaagaaaactgGTATTaccaaggatgtggagaaatcagaactCTTATACATTGCTGGTTGtaatgtaaaatggcacagccactttGAAAAGTTGGCAGTTCCTCTAAAAGTtaaatatgacccagcaattccagccCTACAATATGTACTGACAggatatgaaaatatatacacatgtacacaaatgtttatagctgcAGCTTTCACAACAGTCAGAACATGGGGAAAACCCAATATCCATCAACTAAAGAATGGACTAATGAAAGATGTATGTTCATCCATTTGGCAATAAAAGGAATTGAAATAATGAGTTACAACATGGTTGAACCTTAAAAAACATTACATTAagcgaaagaagccagtcacaaaagacagcATATTATGTTgacagtatgattccatttgtgttaaatgtccagaataggcaaacctGTGGAAACAGAAGGTAGAGATTCCTGATTGCCTATGGCTGGAAAagatgggagagaagagaaatgacTCCTGATGGGCACAGGTTTCCTTTTGGAGTGATGAGAACATTCTAAAGTAGATTGTGATAATGATGTATGAATTAACTCCTGTGTATTTCTCTGAATCAGTGGAAAGCCATGTCctccttttaaaattgtgattcTGGATGAAGCAGATTCTATGACCTCAGCTGCTCAGGCAGCTTTAAGACGTACCATGGAGAAAGAGTCTAAAACCACCCGATTCTGTCTCATCTGTAACTATGTCAGCCGGTATGTATATTGCCCTAAAGATAGATACCAGGGAGCCTTACTTTGATAGCcccaaacagaggaaaaaaatgtttcaaggtTACCCTTAGTTTCCCCTTCATCAAATCTTGTTCTTAATAAAGTTCTTTGGGGGAGTTTTTGTAGACAATGACTTGTTTTTTCCCAATATTTTACAGAATAATTGAACCTCTGACCTCTAGATGTTCTAAATTCCGCTTCAAACCTCTGTCAGATAAAATTCAGCAGCAGCGGTTACTAGACATCGCTGATAAAGAACATGTCAAAATTAGCAATGAGGTAATTACTATTACTGTTACAGCTACTGTAAATTAGTAATGCCTTTGATGAATGCCTATGAAGAGGCCCTTTCTGAAAGAGTCAATTTTGTATTGCTTCAATTTCTGATGCCAGTTGCTCAGCCAAAGGTAAATGAACAGCTGGAATGTCTAGGAATTACAGGTTCAGCCTTACTGTTGCTATTAGAAATTTATTGTCTGTCAATATTGCAGACTCAAAGCTGAGGCAGATTTCATACAGACTACAAATTCTTCAACAGCAAACCTCTGCCTAGTCGTTTACTAATACTTCTGTGCAAGAATTAATTAGGTATGATGCAATTCTGGTGGTGATAGAATATATACACCCCTTATTCATTGTAGGAGAATTTAACCATAATTTATGTAATCAAGGCTGTCTCCATGAATCCTGCCACTACAGGATTGACATTCTTTATTAAATTCATCCTTAATTGGCCATTACAGATTAAgaacaacttttttctttttagggaaTAGCTTATCTTGTTCAAGTGTCAGAAGGAGACTTAAGAAAAGCCATTACATTTCTTCAAAGTGCTACTCGACTAACTGGTGGAAAGGAAGTCACAGAAAAAGTGATCACAGATATTGCTGGGGTAAGAGCACTGGGTATCCtaaaattatttgacttttttgtgACTTAAATTTACTTCAGCAAATAAGAGTGCTTATTATGTGCTGTCTATTCAAGCTGCTTCAACAAATGCCATAGACTGGTATATAAACAGAATTCTCAGTTCTAAAGGCTGGGAATTAAAGTGCCCACAGAGCCAGTGTTGAGGACGTACTTCCTAATTCAGACCCGTTGATACCTCCCTGCATCCTTCTATGGTAAAGGAATATTTTCTAAGGGCATAAATTCAATTTGCGAGGGCTACACTCATGACTATAATCACCTCCCAGTGGTGTCACTTCCAAATGCTATCATGTTTAGTCTGTAGCTTGTAGTAGTAGCTGGGGAGTATCAGAATGCAGGCAGGGATGTGGCAGTTAAATTTTAAAGGGTGGGTCCTATCCAAGGGGTAAGTGACTAAAGGAATTCTTGTGCCACACCCTTGTTTTCATAGTCCTCTCTCTCAAACTTAGCTCAACTGATCGACTAGCTCTGTATTGACATCTTGGAGAAAGGATTTTGTAAATGCCTTCCTCTGGTTACATGGCAGTGCCTGATCTTTATGCATTGGCATGCATAATCAAGGCTGGACCTACCTATCCAGACTACAAAACATGTGCTGCCTGAAGCATTTAACAGGGAGTGGGTACAAGACTGGTAGAGAAGTCAACTGTCTTCACCCAGAAACTAATTCTTTTAGGTAGTACCAGCTAAGACAGTTGATGGAGTATTTGCTGCCTGTCAGAGTGGCTCTTTCGACAAACTAGAAGCTGTGGTAAAGGTAAAGTGACTTGATTAGCCttggggaagggggaagggataaTAATGCTAAAATATATACGTTTTGGTTATAGGACTTGATAAATGAGGGTCATGCAGCAACTCAACTTGTAAATCAACTCCATGATGTAGTGGTAGAAAATGATAACCTTTCTGATAAACAGAAGTCTATTATTACAGAAAAACTTGCTGTAAGTAGGCATTTTCTACATTTCAGCACAACATACACACCACACCCACAAAAGGGCAGTTTTACTTACAATGTTTCATTTTCTTGTAGGAAGTTGATAAATGCTTAgcagatggtgctgatgaacatCTGCAGCTGATCAGCCTCTGTGCCACTGTGATGCAGCAGTTAACTCAAAATTGCTAAAACTATGTTCCGTGTGTATTTCATAAacaattcataataaaaataaccaaAGCACCTTTAAAGTGAATATACAATTTATTTAACATTCAAACTTCATTAAGACATGTGCAATATGGCAATTTTACTGGGGGTTTAACCCTACCTAGGATGATTGCTTGCTGGGGCTTAGCAACAGGGTCCAGTTCACACTTAGCACTAATTAAATactttattgaataaatataatACCAAACAaaatgcattcaaatgcttaaaaaaaaatcaattttaaaggcCTTTCTATTCAGGCTAATGACAAACACAATAAAGGCAGATATGCTAGTTTAACATAATTGGCTGATTTTATACAGCACTTATATCTTTTAGTCCACAAGTATATTATTAAATGATAGAGAACATCTAATACAACCATTTCTACAGAACtaggaaataaatttctaagAAAGAAAGATTTTACAGACCCCATCTTTTATACCCACCCCAACAGTCTAACTCTAAAGAGGATAAAGCCAATGACTTTCCTCACAAGAGCTCACGACTAATGTCGCTTTGCTATCAAAATCTGTATTTCTGATCCGTTATGAGCATTGAGACAAGATTCAAATATTCCCAACGAAAGAAGCACAATGCACGTTGTGATCGCCTATTCAGCAACAGCGAGCACTGCATTCAAAACTATCTCATCCCAGGAATTAAATAAGGTCGGCCACATTCATTGGCATTTCCTCTACTGTAGTATTGTAGAAAGTCTCAATGTCACGAAGAATCCTCTTGTCTTCTTCAGTAACAAAGTTTATAGCCACACCTTTCCTCCCAAATCGACCCCCTCTGCCAATTCTGtgtgaagaaaagaaatcagTCATTAGAATACATTACTTCTCACATGCTGCATGAACTACTGAACATGATGATCCACTTGTTAACCATCAGCTGCTGTTTACTTATCAAGGTTATAGTTCGTGCTTCTAATTGGAGCACTAGCTGCTCATCAATATCtagagaaaaaaatcttcctcTGCAGTTAGTGCCAAAAGGATTCAAGGCTTGTCTGGCTGCAAAATGAGATTTCATCAGgtgttttgagcattactttttttttttttttttttaaagcagatgacAGTATTGTGTTTGGGGTAGTGAATTTAAAGCCCATACCAAAGTGGGCCAGCCAAGAGCAGATGTCAGCCTGGGACAGATGTAAAACACCAGGGATAAAACAAAGAAGTTATGTAATCCATTTCGACGCACTCCTGGAACTGTAAACTGCAAACACAAATGCTTTAAGGTTAACTATTGTCTGAAACTTAACAACTTTTTCCAGTGGGAAAACAAGTATTTGGTATGGTAACCCAAACTTATCACTGCTTTTTTGCTCAGTTTCACACGTTGTAACTCAAATTACTCAAACGTGTTTACCTCCAAAACATCTCTCTAACCTTCCTGATAGAAACCAGACAATACAAACCACCT belongs to Bubalus kerabau isolate K-KA32 ecotype Philippines breed swamp buffalo chromosome 2, PCC_UOA_SB_1v2, whole genome shotgun sequence and includes:
- the RFC4 gene encoding replication factor C subunit 4 isoform X3 codes for the protein MQAFLKGTSISTKPPPTKDRGVTATARSSGENKKAKPVPWVEKYRPKCVDEVAFQEEVVAVLKKSLEGADLPNLLFYGPPGTGKTSTILAAARELFGPELFRLRVLELNASDERGIQVVREKVKNFAQLTVSGSRSDGKPCPPFKIVILDEADSMTSAAQAALRRTMEKESKTTRFCLICNYVSRIIEPLTSRCSKFRFKPLSDKIQQQRLLDIADKEHVKISNEGIAYLVQVSEGDLRKAITFLQSATRLTGGKEVTEKVITDIAGVVPAKTVDGVFAACQSGSFDKLEAVVKEVDKCLADGADEHLQLISLCATVMQQLTQNC
- the RFC4 gene encoding replication factor C subunit 4 isoform X2, which produces MQAFLKGTSISTKPPPTKDRGVTATARSSGENKKAKPVPWVEKYRPKCVDEVAFQEEVVAVLKKSLEGADLPNLLFYGPPGTGKTSTILAAARELFGPELFRLRVLELNASDERGIQVVREKVKNFAQLTVSGSRSDGKPCPPFKIVILDEADSMTSAAQAALRRTMEKESKTTRFCLICNYVSRIIEPLTSRCSKFRFKPLSDKIQQQRLLDIADKEHVKISNEGIAYLVQVSEGDLRKAITFLQSATRLTGGKEVTEKVITDIAGDLINEGHAATQLVNQLHDVVVENDNLSDKQKSIITEKLAEVDKCLADGADEHLQLISLCATVMQQLTQNC
- the RFC4 gene encoding replication factor C subunit 4 isoform X1; its protein translation is MQAFLKGTSISTKPPPTKDRGVTATARSSGENKKAKPVPWVEKYRPKCVDEVAFQEEVVAVLKKSLEGADLPNLLFYGPPGTGKTSTILAAARELFGPELFRLRVLELNASDERGIQVVREKVKNFAQLTVSGSRSDGKPCPPFKIVILDEADSMTSAAQAALRRTMEKESKTTRFCLICNYVSRIIEPLTSRCSKFRFKPLSDKIQQQRLLDIADKEHVKISNEGIAYLVQVSEGDLRKAITFLQSATRLTGGKEVTEKVITDIAGVVPAKTVDGVFAACQSGSFDKLEAVVKDLINEGHAATQLVNQLHDVVVENDNLSDKQKSIITEKLAEVDKCLADGADEHLQLISLCATVMQQLTQNC